The sequence GTTGACGTGACTTTGGCATACCCAGAAAACCGTGAAAATCCATTTGATGATCTGTTAAAAGGGCGCATGACCAAAGTTGTGGTCAAAATCAAGCTCCATGAAATAGATGAAAACTTGAGTGGTGACTACTTTAATGATAAGACCTTCAAAAGAGGCTTCCATCGTTGGTTAAACAGTGTCTGGCAAGAAAAAGATGAGTACCTACAAGGCGTATACTCTGCAAATAAAGACTAACGACGCATTAACTTACGACGTGTAGTGTTACGATTCTTGCTTTAACTCTGGAAACTGAATGGAACTTTTCACTGCAATTTTATTGTTCGCTTTCTCAAGCACAATTACACCCGGCCCGAATAACATCATGATGATGACCTCGGGCATGAACTATGGCGTTAAACGCAGTCTTCCTCATTTTATGGGGATCTGCATTGGCTTTCCGACTATGGTGGTAGCAATTGGGCTTGGGTTAGGTTCACTGTTTCAGTGGTTTCCAACTCTGCACGACATAATCAAGGTGTTGGGCATCGTCTATTTGCTCTATCTTGCGTGGAAGATTGCATCGGCAGAAACGGATTCTCTCTCTGGCGAAAAGGCCAAACCTTTTACTTTCTTGCAAGGGGCCCTTTTTCAGTGGGTGAACCCAAAAGCGTGGATTATGGGAACCGGAGCTGTTGCCGCTTTTACTAGTGATTCAATGAATATCTACAGTCAGGTGGGTTTAATTGCAGGGCTGTTTTTATTGGTGGCTTTCCCTTGCGTAGGGATGTGGCTAGTATTTGGCACAAAAATTCGGCTTTTTCTTTCTGATCCAAAGCATCAAAAAGTATTCAATGTTTGTATGGCGATATTGCTAGTGCTTTCTATTGTGCCTGTAGTGTTTGAATACCTGTAATCCCATCTCAGTCATCCTGCTTAAGAGAGCAGTTATGCTTATAACTGCTCTACGCTAGATGCTTTCGCTTTAAATCCTCGATGAATATTGCTGTAGGTAATAAGTGCAAACACAATAATCACGCAGCCTAATTGCCATACATGGCGAAGCCCCATCGCCATTAAAATCATACTGACAATCGATGACACTACCATTTGCCCGCCACCTTGCATTGCGGCTGCGGCACCGGCGCGTTTGCTATAAGGCTCCATGACCATAGCTTGTGCACAAGGCATCGAAAAACCATTACCTAATACCATAAAAAACTGACCGATCATCAACCATAACGGTTGTACTGGGCATAGAATTAGCCAAATAGCGCCGACAATTTGAATAAACGGCGCCAGTTTCAAGGTGCTGTGAATGCCAATTTTAGGGCGAAGTCGGTTACTCAGTGATGAGCCAAGCAACAAACCTGCGGTAGGAATAATGGCCCATAATGCGTATTGGTCAGATGTCATGCCGATTTGGTTTTGCATGATAAACGGCATTAAAGAGGT is a genomic window of Vibrio neonatus containing:
- a CDS encoding LysE family translocator — encoded protein: MELFTAILLFAFSSTITPGPNNIMMMTSGMNYGVKRSLPHFMGICIGFPTMVVAIGLGLGSLFQWFPTLHDIIKVLGIVYLLYLAWKIASAETDSLSGEKAKPFTFLQGALFQWVNPKAWIMGTGAVAAFTSDSMNIYSQVGLIAGLFLLVAFPCVGMWLVFGTKIRLFLSDPKHQKVFNVCMAILLVLSIVPVVFEYL